The following proteins are encoded in a genomic region of Streptococcus equi subsp. equi:
- the macB_3 gene encoding permease, with protein MENWKFALSSIWGHKLRSILTMLGIIIGVAAVVIIMGLGAAMTKRVTDSFSNDQKEVQLYFKAKGDEDNPYAAFAAHENEQEVKPEWLEQIVKAIDGVDSYYYTNNSTSTISFEKKKMDNVAITGVSQDYFKVKKYDIVAGRTLNSKDYKNFSRIILLDTVLADELFGKGNYEQALNKVVSLDSKDYLVVGVYKTDQEVVSFAGGISGGAIMANTQVASEFHVKEIGSVYLYIGDVKRSLELGNQAAAMLTTLSHVKEGEYAVPDNSQIINDINAQFSIMTTVVGSIAGISLLVGGIGVMNIMLVSVTERTREIGLRKALGATRLKILSQFLIESVVLTLIGGLLGLLLAQMCVGVLGNAMQLKGAAVSLDVAAVAIIFSASIGIIFGLLPANKASKLDPIEALRYE; from the coding sequence ATGGAAAATTGGAAATTTGCTCTTAGTTCAATCTGGGGGCACAAGCTGCGTTCGATTCTTACCATGCTGGGAATTATTATCGGTGTAGCTGCTGTTGTGATTATCATGGGGCTTGGTGCTGCCATGACAAAGAGGGTTACGGATTCCTTTTCAAATGACCAAAAAGAGGTTCAGCTTTATTTCAAGGCAAAAGGAGATGAGGACAACCCTTACGCGGCCTTTGCAGCGCATGAAAATGAGCAAGAGGTCAAGCCTGAATGGCTAGAGCAGATTGTCAAAGCAATTGATGGGGTAGATTCTTATTACTATACCAATAATTCAACCTCTACCATTTCCTTTGAGAAAAAGAAGATGGACAATGTGGCCATCACTGGGGTTAGTCAGGATTATTTTAAAGTCAAAAAATATGATATTGTTGCAGGTAGGACGCTAAATAGCAAGGATTATAAAAATTTTTCTCGCATTATCCTATTAGATACTGTCTTGGCTGACGAATTATTTGGCAAAGGCAATTATGAACAAGCTCTAAATAAGGTGGTTAGTCTAGATAGTAAGGACTACCTTGTAGTAGGTGTTTACAAGACTGATCAGGAGGTTGTTTCGTTTGCTGGTGGGATTTCTGGAGGAGCCATTATGGCCAATACCCAGGTGGCTTCAGAATTTCATGTCAAGGAAATTGGCTCTGTTTATCTTTATATTGGCGACGTTAAGCGAAGCCTTGAATTAGGAAATCAAGCAGCTGCTATGCTGACCACACTGTCTCATGTTAAGGAGGGCGAGTACGCTGTTCCTGACAATAGCCAAATTATCAATGACATTAACGCACAATTTAGTATCATGACCACAGTTGTTGGGTCCATTGCAGGAATTTCCCTTCTTGTGGGTGGTATTGGTGTTATGAACATCATGCTGGTATCTGTAACAGAGCGTACACGTGAAATTGGCTTGCGAAAAGCCTTGGGAGCAACGCGCTTGAAGATACTTAGCCAATTTTTGATTGAATCAGTGGTGTTGACGTTAATTGGCGGTCTTTTAGGGCTGCTGCTAGCACAGATGTGTGTAGGTGTGCTAGGAAATGCGATGCAATTAAAGGGAGCAGCTGTTTCCTTAGATGTTGCGGCTGTAGCTATTATCTTTTCGGCATCAATTGGTATTATTTTTGGATTGCTGCCAGCAAACAAAGCAAGCAAGCTTGATCCGATAGAGGCTTTGCGCTATGAGTAG
- the hlyD gene encoding exported protein — MSKRGKIKLSTKTKGIIAGAVALTVVVIGGVLWKQQQDTISDQNIKLPYSAVNVTEGTIASSTLLSGTVKALSEEYVYFDASKGSDATVTVKVGDQVTQGQQLVQYNTTVPQAAYDTAVRNLNKIGRQINHLKTYGVPAATTETSKDEETGQETTTTIQPSAQQNASYAQQLQDLNDSYADAQAEVNKAQQALNETVVVSGVSGTVVEVNNDIDPSSKNSQTLVHVATEGKLQVKGTLTEYDLANIKVGQAVKIKSKVYADQEWTGKISYVSNYPTDANAGGSTAGGSGSSSSTGATYDYKIDITSPLNQLKQGFTVSVEVINEAKHALVPVTAIVNKGKKHFVWVYDDSTAKAKKVEVTLGNADAERQEVSAGLKVGDIVIANPDKNIKEGEKLEDVISADTKASKDSKKSSKESEVIK; from the coding sequence ATGTCTAAAAGAGGAAAGATAAAGTTATCAACGAAAACCAAAGGCATTATCGCAGGTGCAGTTGCACTAACTGTAGTCGTTATCGGTGGAGTATTGTGGAAGCAACAGCAAGATACTATCTCTGATCAAAATATCAAGCTACCTTATTCTGCGGTAAATGTAACAGAAGGGACAATAGCCTCTTCAACCTTACTCTCTGGTACTGTTAAAGCTCTTTCAGAAGAATATGTTTATTTTGATGCTAGCAAAGGCTCAGACGCTACCGTTACGGTTAAGGTAGGAGATCAGGTCACACAAGGCCAGCAGTTAGTACAGTACAATACAACTGTACCACAGGCAGCTTATGACACCGCTGTTCGCAATCTCAATAAAATTGGGCGTCAGATTAATCATTTAAAAACGTATGGTGTTCCAGCAGCAACTACTGAGACAAGCAAGGACGAGGAGACAGGGCAAGAAACCACCACAACCATTCAGCCCTCAGCCCAGCAAAATGCTAGCTATGCTCAGCAATTGCAGGATTTAAATGATTCCTATGCTGATGCTCAAGCAGAGGTCAATAAAGCACAGCAGGCCTTAAATGAAACAGTAGTTGTCAGTGGTGTTTCAGGGACAGTTGTAGAGGTTAATAATGATATTGACCCGTCTTCAAAAAACAGTCAAACCTTGGTTCATGTCGCAACCGAAGGCAAGTTACAGGTCAAAGGGACCCTAACAGAGTATGATTTAGCCAATATTAAGGTTGGACAAGCTGTGAAGATTAAATCAAAGGTCTATGCTGATCAAGAGTGGACCGGAAAGATTTCTTATGTGTCAAACTACCCAACCGATGCCAATGCAGGTGGTTCAACTGCAGGAGGCTCAGGCTCATCAAGCTCAACTGGTGCGACCTATGACTACAAAATTGATATCACGAGTCCGCTTAACCAGCTAAAGCAAGGCTTTACGGTGTCTGTTGAGGTTATCAACGAAGCAAAGCATGCCTTAGTACCAGTTACTGCTATCGTTAACAAAGGCAAGAAGCATTTTGTCTGGGTCTATGATGACTCAACTGCAAAGGCTAAAAAGGTTGAAGTAACCCTAGGCAATGCTGATGCTGAAAGACAAGAAGTAAGTGCAGGTCTAAAGGTGGGAGATATTGTCATTGCTAACCCTGATAAGAACATCAAAGAGGGTGAAAAGCTAGAAGACGTTATTTCCGCAGACACAAAGGCATCAAAAGATTCTAAAAAAAGCAGTAAAGAATCCGAGGTGATTAAGTAG
- the macB_4 gene encoding ABC transporter ATP-binding protein translates to MPDEKKELIQLKSIVKSYQNGDQELQVLKGVDLTVYEGEFVAIMGPSGSGKSTLMNIIGLLDRPTSGDYRLNGTQVEILNDRKLAQVRNEEIGFVFQQFFLLAKLNALQNVELPLIYAGVGVSKRRELAKQFLEKVELGMRMKHLPSELSGGQKQRVAIARALVNNPSIILADEPTGALDTKTGEQIMRLLTELNKEGKTIIMVTHEPEIADFATRKIVIRDGEITADTTESVRID, encoded by the coding sequence GTGCCAGATGAGAAAAAAGAATTAATACAATTAAAAAGCATTGTTAAAAGCTATCAAAATGGTGATCAGGAGCTACAGGTCCTAAAAGGCGTGGATTTGACTGTATATGAGGGTGAATTTGTCGCTATTATGGGGCCTTCTGGCTCAGGGAAATCAACCCTGATGAATATCATCGGCTTATTAGATAGACCAACCTCAGGTGATTATCGTCTCAATGGCACACAGGTTGAGATCCTAAATGATCGAAAGCTTGCTCAGGTGAGAAACGAAGAGATTGGCTTTGTCTTTCAGCAGTTCTTTTTACTAGCAAAGCTAAATGCCCTGCAAAATGTTGAGCTTCCCTTGATTTATGCTGGAGTTGGAGTATCAAAGCGTCGTGAATTGGCTAAGCAATTTTTGGAAAAGGTTGAGCTTGGTATGCGAATGAAGCATTTGCCATCAGAGTTATCAGGTGGTCAAAAGCAAAGGGTTGCCATTGCAAGAGCCTTGGTTAATAACCCGTCTATTATCTTAGCTGATGAGCCGACTGGTGCCCTAGATACAAAGACTGGTGAGCAGATTATGAGGCTTTTGACGGAGCTGAATAAGGAAGGCAAAACTATTATTATGGTTACTCATGAGCCAGAGATTGCGGACTTTGCCACTCGAAAAATTGTTATTCGTGATGGTGAAATCACAGCTGATACAACAGAAAGTGTCAGGATTGACTAG
- the carB gene encoding carbamoyl phosphate synthase large subunit yields MLGACIILFGLLRPFVPDIMAKRTDIKKIMVIGSGPIVIGQAAEFDYAGTQACLALKEEGYQVVLVNSNPATIMTDKEVADKVYIEPLTLAFVSRILRKERPDALLPTLGGQTGLNMAMELSKAGILQELGVELLGTTLSAIDQAEDRDLFKQLMKELGEPIPESEIVTTVEAAIGFANAIGYPVIVRPAFTLGGTGGGICSNEEVLRDIVENGLKLSPVTQCLIERSIAGFKEIEYEVMRDAADNALVVCSMENFDPVGIHTGDSIVFAPTQTLSDVENQLLRDASLRIIRALKIEGGCNVQLALDPNSFSYYVIEVNPRVSRSSALASKATGYPIAKIAAKIAVGLRLDDMLNPVTGTTYAMFEPALDYVVAKLPRFPFDKFERGERRLGTQMKATGEVMAIGRRIEECLLKACRSLEIGVHHNELKGLDTISDHELVAHIVRAQDDRLFYLSEALRRGYSIEELAGLTKIDLFFLDKLRHIVELEQDLIKKPVDIDLLIEAKRYGFSDQKIAELWQTDAASIRRLRRAYRVLPVYKMVDTCAAEFDSQTPYFYSTYEWENESIKSEKESVIVLGSGPIRIGQGVEFDYATVHSVKAIQAAGYEAIIMNSNPETVSTDFSISDKLYFEPLTFEEVMNVIELEQPKGVILQFGGQTAINLAEQLTKAGVPILGTQLEDLDCAEDRELFEKALKELGIPQPPGKTATNEAEALEAARAIGFPVLVRPSYVLGGRAMEIVENENDLRSYMKTAVKASPEHPVLIDSYILGKECEVDAISDGQSVLIPGIMEHIERAGVHSGDSMAVYPPQHLSKQVQDKIVDYTKRLAIGLNCIGMMNIQFVIQNEQVYVIEVNPRASRTVPFLSKVTNIPMAQVATKLILGQTLKDLGYQDGLYPESSLVHIKAPVFSFAKLAKVDSLLGPEMKSTGEVMGSDLTLEKALYKAFEASYLHMPEYGTIVFTIADDHKSEALILARRFSAIGYQIMATEGTAAFFADQGLDSQLVGKIGDNAHDIPALLRKGQIQAIINTVGTKRVTDKDGQMIRSSAIEQGVPLFTALDTAVAMLRVLESRTFSIEAI; encoded by the coding sequence ATGTTAGGTGCTTGCATTATTTTATTCGGATTGTTAAGGCCTTTTGTACCAGATATTATGGCAAAACGTACAGATATTAAAAAAATCATGGTGATAGGGTCTGGTCCTATTGTTATTGGGCAGGCAGCTGAATTTGATTACGCAGGAACACAGGCTTGTTTAGCCTTAAAGGAAGAGGGCTATCAGGTTGTTCTGGTTAATTCTAACCCTGCGACAATTATGACAGACAAAGAGGTTGCAGATAAGGTTTATATCGAGCCCCTGACGTTGGCATTTGTTAGTCGTATCTTAAGAAAGGAAAGACCAGACGCCTTGCTGCCGACCTTAGGTGGGCAGACCGGTCTTAACATGGCGATGGAACTGTCTAAGGCTGGTATTTTACAAGAATTAGGAGTGGAGCTGCTTGGAACAACCTTATCTGCTATTGATCAGGCAGAGGATCGTGATTTATTTAAGCAATTAATGAAAGAGTTGGGAGAGCCTATTCCAGAATCAGAGATTGTGACGACAGTAGAGGCGGCTATCGGCTTTGCAAATGCCATTGGCTACCCTGTTATTGTCCGCCCCGCCTTTACTCTGGGAGGCACTGGAGGTGGTATTTGCTCCAATGAAGAGGTCTTGCGAGATATTGTGGAGAATGGCCTGAAGCTATCTCCTGTCACCCAGTGTCTGATTGAACGCTCCATTGCCGGCTTTAAAGAGATTGAATATGAGGTCATGCGTGATGCTGCTGATAACGCGCTGGTTGTTTGCAGTATGGAAAATTTTGACCCAGTAGGGATACATACTGGAGATTCAATCGTTTTTGCCCCGACACAAACCCTATCAGATGTTGAGAATCAGCTGCTTCGTGATGCTAGCTTGAGAATTATTCGTGCCCTTAAGATTGAAGGAGGCTGTAATGTTCAGCTGGCACTTGATCCCAATAGCTTCAGCTATTATGTGATTGAGGTTAATCCGCGGGTATCTCGCTCATCAGCACTGGCTTCAAAGGCAACTGGTTATCCAATCGCTAAAATAGCTGCTAAAATTGCAGTTGGCTTAAGGCTTGATGACATGCTTAATCCGGTCACAGGAACCACCTATGCCATGTTTGAACCAGCTCTTGATTATGTGGTTGCCAAGCTGCCACGCTTTCCATTTGACAAGTTTGAGCGGGGGGAGCGTCGTCTAGGAACCCAGATGAAAGCAACTGGTGAGGTTATGGCTATTGGACGCCGTATTGAGGAATGTCTCTTAAAGGCTTGTCGCTCGTTGGAAATTGGAGTACACCATAACGAACTGAAGGGTCTAGATACTATCAGTGATCATGAGCTGGTTGCTCACATTGTAAGAGCACAGGACGATCGTCTATTCTATCTTTCTGAGGCCCTTCGTCGTGGCTATAGTATTGAAGAGCTAGCTGGCTTAACCAAGATTGATTTATTCTTTTTGGATAAATTACGTCATATCGTAGAACTGGAGCAAGACCTTATTAAAAAGCCAGTTGATATCGATTTGCTGATAGAAGCCAAGCGATATGGTTTTTCAGACCAAAAAATTGCAGAGCTTTGGCAAACTGATGCTGCAAGTATTAGACGGTTAAGGCGAGCCTATCGTGTCTTGCCAGTTTATAAGATGGTTGATACCTGTGCAGCTGAATTTGACTCACAAACGCCTTATTTTTACTCGACCTATGAGTGGGAAAACGAATCAATCAAATCCGAGAAAGAATCTGTTATCGTCCTTGGCTCTGGTCCTATCCGCATCGGTCAGGGAGTTGAGTTTGATTATGCAACCGTACATTCTGTCAAGGCTATTCAGGCTGCGGGCTATGAAGCCATTATCATGAATTCAAATCCTGAAACAGTGTCAACAGATTTTTCGATATCAGACAAGCTTTATTTTGAACCCTTAACCTTTGAAGAGGTCATGAACGTTATTGAATTAGAGCAGCCAAAGGGAGTAATCCTACAGTTTGGTGGACAAACTGCTATTAATCTAGCAGAGCAGTTAACCAAGGCCGGAGTTCCTATTTTAGGCACACAGCTAGAGGACTTAGATTGTGCTGAGGATAGGGAGCTTTTTGAAAAAGCCTTGAAGGAGCTGGGGATCCCTCAGCCTCCTGGGAAAACAGCCACCAATGAGGCAGAGGCCTTAGAGGCAGCGCGTGCCATTGGCTTTCCGGTATTGGTCAGACCCTCTTATGTTCTTGGTGGCCGAGCAATGGAAATTGTTGAAAATGAAAACGATTTACGCTCCTACATGAAAACAGCTGTCAAGGCTAGTCCTGAGCATCCTGTTTTAATAGATTCTTATATCCTTGGTAAGGAATGCGAGGTAGATGCAATCTCTGACGGTCAATCAGTCTTAATCCCAGGGATCATGGAGCATATCGAAAGAGCAGGAGTGCATTCAGGAGATTCAATGGCTGTGTACCCGCCGCAGCACCTATCTAAACAGGTTCAAGACAAGATTGTTGATTACACTAAGCGTCTTGCTATAGGGCTAAACTGTATTGGCATGATGAATATCCAATTTGTGATCCAAAATGAGCAGGTCTATGTCATTGAGGTCAATCCTCGTGCCAGTCGGACAGTGCCATTTTTATCAAAAGTAACCAATATTCCAATGGCACAAGTCGCTACGAAGCTTATTCTGGGTCAGACCTTAAAAGACTTAGGTTATCAAGATGGCCTTTATCCTGAAAGCTCGCTTGTTCATATCAAGGCACCGGTTTTTTCATTTGCAAAGCTCGCTAAGGTGGATAGCCTTTTAGGGCCTGAGATGAAATCAACTGGTGAAGTCATGGGCTCTGATTTAACACTTGAAAAAGCCCTTTACAAAGCCTTTGAAGCTAGCTATCTGCACATGCCGGAATATGGAACAATAGTTTTTACCATCGCTGATGACCATAAGTCGGAGGCTCTGATCTTAGCTAGACGCTTTAGTGCTATTGGCTACCAGATCATGGCAACCGAAGGCACAGCTGCTTTCTTTGCTGACCAAGGGCTAGATTCACAGCTAGTTGGAAAAATTGGCGACAATGCTCATGATATCCCAGCCTTACTGAGAAAAGGGCAGATTCAAGCTATTATTAATACCGTAGGAACAAAACGAGTGACTGATAAGGACGGGCAGATGATCAGAAGCTCAGCAATCGAACAAGGAGTTCCTCTGTTTACAGCATTGGATACAGCAGTAGCAATGCTGAGAGTTCTTGAAAGCCGTACCTTTAGTATAGAAGCTATTTAA